A single genomic interval of Chitinophaga sp. 180180018-3 harbors:
- the cas4 gene encoding CRISPR-associated protein Cas4 — MQLTATHINYYHVCHRKLWLFSNGINMEHTSDIVYDGKLLHETSYPQRAEKYTEIDISAMVADDIQLTGKIDFYDAKERTIHETKRSDKIEEAHEWQAKYYIWLLELNSVTGVHAILEYPRLRQTDEVWLSETDKIHLQEVINKITSLQKNEVCPPKINSKICKSCSYYDLCYVEE; from the coding sequence ATGCAACTCACCGCCACCCACATCAACTACTATCATGTATGCCATCGAAAGTTATGGTTATTTTCCAATGGGATCAACATGGAACATACTTCTGATATAGTATATGATGGCAAACTGCTGCATGAGACAAGTTATCCGCAAAGAGCAGAGAAATATACGGAAATCGATATATCAGCCATGGTTGCTGATGACATTCAGCTTACCGGCAAGATTGACTTTTACGACGCAAAAGAAAGGACCATCCATGAAACCAAGCGTAGTGACAAGATAGAAGAAGCCCATGAATGGCAGGCGAAATACTATATATGGTTATTGGAACTAAACAGTGTAACCGGCGTACATGCCATTCTGGAATACCCCCGGCTCCGGCAAACTGATGAAGTCTGGCTATCTGAAACCGATAAAATTCATTTACAAGAAGTAATTAATAAAATTACTTCCTTACAAAAAAATGAAGTGTGCCCGCCAAAAATCAATAGTAAGATATGTAAAAGCTGCAGTTACTATGATCTGTGTTATGTGGAAGAATAA